The nucleotide sequence TGTGGAAGGTCTTCAACAATATCGACGCACAGCGGGACCTGATCTTCTCCCAGGGTCCTCTTGATACCCTGGACCACGCCTCGCCCCGTCCCCGCTTCGGGACGCGCCTTGGAGTCGACGCCACCAGAAAAGGCCCCATGGACGGGCACGAACGGGAATGGCCGAATGACATTGTCATGAGCGATGAGATAATCCGCAGAGTCGACACGCGCTGGAAGGAGTTCGGCTTTGATTAAGCGCTTCCTCAGCAAGGGCCGCAGAATCGGAAGTGCGGTTATGATTGAGCATACCCTCTTCTCCCTGCCCTTTGCCGTCGTTGCCCTGCTCTCCGAGAGTGCCGGCAGACCGCCCCTCTCTACGGTGGGCTGGATTCTCCTGGCCGTTGTCGCTGCCAGAAACGGCGCCAATGCCCTGAACCGCCTGGTGGACGAGAAGATCGACGCGGAGAATCCCCGTACCGCAGGACGGGCTCTGCAGACCGGCAAGGTCCGCCGCATGGAACTGATCCTGTTTACCCTGTGCTGCGGGCTGCTGCTGCTCGTTTCTGCCTGGATGCTGAACCCCCTCTGCCTGGCCCTTGTGCCGGCGGCCGGGGCCATTATCCTGGTCTACTCATATACCAAGCGCTTTACCTGGCTTTGTCACCACTGGCTGGGAATGACCTGTTCCGCAGCGGTTATGGGGACTTTTCTGGCTCTCAGCGGCAGCTTCCAGTTACGCTTTTTTCCCTTGACGGCGGCGGTGATGTTCTGGGTGGCGGGATTCGATATTATCTATGCTCTGCAGGACATGGAACATGACCGCAGTAAGGGACTCCACTCAATCCCCGCGCGTTTTGGGGAACTTCCTGCCATGGGTATAACGGCGGCGAGTTTCGTTGTGTTTCTATCCGGAACCATAGTGCATGGTATCCTGTATGGCTTTACTGCCTGGTATTATGCCGGGGTGGTTGTTTCCGGCGGGATTCTGGCCTGGGAGCTTGGTATTGCCTGGAAAAATGAGAAGACCCGGGAAGACCGCATCCCCTTTGCCGCATACCGGCTGAACCAGACCCTGTCGCCGGTATTCATGCTATTTTCTCTGGCAGCGGTCTATCTGCCCGGAGGGCTCCATGCCTGAGCGGGAACTCCCTCTGATTGTCGCCATAACCGGAGCAAGCGGGGCCGTCTATGGGCTGCGTCTGGTTCAGCTCCTGCTTGAAGAGGGGGTCCCCCTGTACCTTCTCTTGTCAAAAAACGGCGAAGATGTAATTCTGCAGGAGACCGGCCGGAAAAAGGAGGAGTGGCTGCGGGATTTTCACGCCGTCGGGAGCATAGCAACACCGGAAACCTCAGATTTCTTTTCTCCCATTGCCTCGGGCTCTTTTCTTACCCGGGGGATGCTTGTGGCCCCCTGTTCCATGGGGGCCCTGGGAAGGATCGCTTCCGGTACCTCGGACACTTTGGTGGAGCGGGCCGCTGATGTGAGCCTTAAGGAACGGCGACCCCTGGTGCTGCTGACCCGCGAAACACCGCTTTCTTCGATACATCTGGAAAACATGCTGAAAATTACCCGGGCCGGGGGTATTATCATGCCGCCGGTTCCGGCATTTTATACACAACCGAAAACCATCGATGAGCTGGTAGACCAGAGCCTCTGTCGGGTCCTTGATCTGCTGGGGCTGCCGTCACAGAAGGCTCGTCGATGGAATTCGGGACAGGAGTCGTAATGTCTGTACAACGAGTATTAAGCTTTGTTTTGTTGCTGTTCTTATTTACTTCACTGCTGTTTGCAGGCGGGGGGCGTGATACTTCAGAGGAGCCTCTGAAGATCGGTCTTCTGCCGGATGCCGATTCCCTTCCTTTTCTGGTTGCCCGGGAAGAGGGTCTTTTTTCTGAAGCACAAGCCGGTATAGAGCTGGTTATGTTTCAGAACCCCGTGGAACGGGATGCTGCTTTTCAGGCCGGTCAGATTGACGGCCTCATCGCCGACACCATCGGATCCATGCTTCTATTTACCGGCGGCATGGATGTTCAGATCGCGTCGATAACCTCCGGGCGCTACGGGCTTGCCGCCGCTCCGGGATCGGGAGTGACACATCCGCGGGAGCTCGCTGGAAAGGAGATCGGTGTCTCTTCCAATACCGTAATCGAGTATGTGGCTTCCAGCCTGCTTACCGAAGCAGGGCTCTCCTTAGCGGATTTTAATCCCCTGGCGGTACCCAGAATTCCTGTCAGAATGGAGCTGCTTCTGAACGGAAAACTGCCGGCCGCCTGTCTGCCGGAACCCCTCTACTCCCTGGCTGTGGCAAAAGGCGCCCTGCCCCTGGGAGACAGCAATGCTCTGGGAATGGATCCGGGGGTAATGCTTTTTTCCGGAAAAATTCTGCGGGAAAGGTTCGATGATCTGGTAAAGATGTACCAGGCTTACTGGCAGGCCTGCCTGAATGTAAATGACAATCCCGACGCGTACCGGGACTTTCTGGTGGACGGTATGGGTTTTCCTCCGGTGATCAGGGAGAGCTTCTCCTTTGTCGAGTATGTGTATCCGCGGCTTCCGGAAAAACAGGAGATTGACGACGCCGCTGAATGGATGATTCAGCGCGGGATGATAGAGAAGGCTCCCGCGTACGGTGACCTTTGTTTTTCCGGAGTCGTCGACGAGCTGGAGAAATAAGGGCCTTAATGATTCAAATCCGGAATCTGGATTTTTATTATCCTTCAGGACAGCGGGTGTTCCAGGGGCTTTCCCACTCCTTTGAGGCGGGTAAGCTGCACGTTGTAATAGGTCCTTCCGGCTGCGGCAAAACCACCCTGCTCTATCTTGTCGCGGGACTCCTTTCTCCCGGTCGCGGAGAGCTGCTGCTGAACAGGGAGGTTCCACGCAAGGGCAGAGAGAAGACGGCTGTCATTCTGCAGGATTACGGGCTTTTTCCCTGGAAGACCGTGTATCAGAATATGGCATTGGGTCTGCGGCTGCGCAGTATCCATCGGGATAAAGAGGCCTCCAGAATCGCCCGGGTCCTGGGAGAGCTGGGCCTTGCGGGTAAGGAGAAGAACTATCCCGCAACACTCTCCGGGGGAGAGAAGCAGCGCCTCGCGGTGGGACGCTCACTGGTCCTTGAACCGGACCTGATGCTCCTGGATGAACCCTTTTCCTCACTCGATGCCATGACCCGGGAACAGCTTCAGGACTATCTGCTCTCGGTCCACCGGAAGAGAGAGATGACGATACTCCTTGTTACCCACAGCATCGAGGAAGCCGCCTACGTAAGCGATGAGATACATGTAATGGACATCCGGGGAGAGATAAGCAGTCTCCGCAACATATCCTTCAGAGCGGGGGACCGGAAGAGCAGTGATTTTTTTAAAAGCTGCGTGGAGATCAGGAATACCCTGGAGAGTATCGCTGCAAAGACGGCACCGGGAGCCGGTGGATGAAAAAAACAGTCTGTGCCGTACTGTTTCTGGCCGCTCTGTGGTGGGCTTTCTCTGCAATTCTATCCCGGCCCTTTCTGCCCTCTCCTCTTACTGTTACCCTGGAGATGCTCAGGGAACTTGGGGGGGGCAGCCTGATGATTCATCTTGGCTCCTCCCTTTTTCGTGTTCTGACAGCCCTGGCTGCGGCCTTTGTTCCGGCCCTAGTGCTGGGGGTCCTTTCCGGAACCGTTAAAGCCGCGGATTCGATGGTGAGTCCGGTGGTGTACGTGCTGTTTCCCGTCCCAAAGATTGCCCTTTTACCGATAATACTGCTGTTTCTGGGACTGGGAGACCTGTCTAAGATTTTTCTCGTGGCCCTGATCGTTTTTTTTCAGTTTTACCTTGAAATCCGCGACGGAACAGCTGCTGTAAACCGGCACTACTTTGATTCCCTCTATACCCTGGGGGGGAGCAGGCGGGACCTTCTGGTTCACGTAATTCTGCCCGCCCTGTTGCCGAGGATTTTCAGCTCCCTGCGTCTTACCCTGGGGACCGCCTTTGCCGTGCTTTTTCTGGCGGAGACCTTTGCCACCCGCCTTGGAATCGGCTGGTATATTATGGACAGCTGGTCCAGAGTCGCCTATGCCCAAATGTACGCCGGCATCATGGCCCTGAGCCTTGCGGGACTGCTCTTTTTTGCGGTCCTGGACCTGCTGCAGCGGCTTTTTTGCCGGTGGACTTTGTAGGCAGGAAACAGAAGCATCAGAGCAGCCTGATAGAACCTGCCTCAGCTTTATTTATTTATTTGAGCATCATACTCAAGCGATAAAAGCTGCGGCTCTCCCTGGGGAGGCAGGTAGATCAGGGCATCCAGAATGTCGCTTATTCCATTTTTTTTATATTCAGCAACAAGATGTACTTTATAACCTGACACAACCTGGATTTCCGAACTGCGGACTTCCTTGATGATGATTCCCTGTGTGCCCAGTTCTGTGTTCAGAAAGCGGACAGATTCAAGCACGTGGGGATTATCCTTTTCTGCAGTCCGGAATCCTCCGGTATGACCTCTGGAATCTTCGTCATTCCCTGCAGGGCTGACTACAGTCTCCTGCGTTCTCTCCCGGGAGCCTGAAGAGAACGCAGGAATTGCAATTACAGGTATGATAAGTATGATCAGGAGTCCGGATTTGACGGGTCCCATGAGGTCCCCTCCTTATAGCCGACAACAGTCTGGGCATGATTCGTAGATGCCCACGTGACAGCCGCATCCACGACGTCATTAACATCGAGTCCATCATATACCGTATTTGCTGCAATACCGGTACTGACGCAGTACCCCGCGTCGAGAAGACTTTTCAGAAGCTGAATACCTGAATCGTCTTCTATAACGAAATAACCAGCTGAAAGATTGTCCCAATAATATTTAGCCGGTTCCCGCCCCCGGTATTTCGGGGCTTCCCGCCAGGCTGCTTCCGATGGCCAGGAAGTTGAATCAGCAGTATTGTAGGGCATGGTGTTCCAGGTTGCACCGCCGATTCTGGTTATCAGACTGGCCGCCTGAATGATGTTTGATCCGTTATCGCTGCCGTCGTTAATCTGATGATAGATAAAATCGGGACTGAAGATTTTATCAAGGTTCGAGGACGGCGAACCCGTGGAGCCGCCGGTCCAGCTTGTCGACGAAAGGTCCCAGTTGTGTTCCTTTGCTTCGGTATAGGTTTGAATGTAATAGCCGACCGAGAACGCGGAACAGGAACCTTCCAAGCCCTGATTTCCCGTTGGAGGAAAATGGATGCTTGCGGAATTGTCTACCGACAGAGGCAGGGTTCCTCTCATTGTGCCGGTATCAATACTCTCCAGTATTTTGGTGCTTTCCCAGACAGTACGAGATGGGGGAGCATATCCGGTTCCGAAGCGTCCATCAATTATTGTGTTGTAATTCTTTCCGGGAGTATATACTCCGTAACGGTCGATGTTTCGGGCGATTTCCCCGGAGGAAGGCAGGCGTTCATTGAATGCAATGCCCGATACACTTGTGGAACGGGTCATGGGGAGGATCTGCTGCTGTTCAGCCAGCGTCAGCTCTCCGGCGGTGGTAAGATACACACATGTTTCTGCGTTTGCGGAAAGTGTTACGGGTAATGAAGTGGAAACTGTATTCAGCGTTTTTATTGCGGGGGAATCGTAATCGCTGTAGAGCTCAAGGCTCAGACTGCCAAGAGAACCGGCTGTAGTACTGGAATTCTCCACATTGAAAAAGAGATCGTAGCTGTTAATACCGCTTGCGAACTCGCTTATGTCGAGGATCATGCTGTTAGCCGGAAAAGGTACTGCTCCGCTTAACAGGTTTGTGCTGTTCCACTCACTTTGAAATGTTTTTTTCATATACGGATCAGCCGGATCCCCCAGCCCGACGGTAACACGCAGCTTATCTCGTTCAGGATGGGTCAGTGAAAAGACCAGTACGGAGGTCGGATTATATTCGCGGGTAAAATCGTTGTAATAGTAGCTCACCAGCATCCGGTTATTTTTCATGACCTCATAGGGCATCCAGTAGTATCCGTCGGCATTATTCTCCCAGCCGTTTCCTTCACCCCAGGAGTTGTAGATTTTAACAGCTCCGCCTGGGGCTGCTGAATTGTCTTTGACGATCAGTGGGGTAACACCCTCGGGCGCGGAGATATTGTTGCCCTCGTTCATCTCGCTTACAGCGTTGTTTGCATCCGTGATGCATCCGATGTAGTAGGTCCCGGCGGAGAGGCTGGAGGGAACCTGGAACGTGAGGACGAAAGACATTGTCCCGCCAGCGGCTGTTACTGAAGAATACACATAGCTGCCGATCAATGTATCGGCAGTCGTTATGTTTGTGTCATCCGAAATATAGAAGTTGAACCGGTGACCGGAAGGACAGGTATCGGTACCAATATTGTGTATATAGGCCATAATGTTGAGACTATTTCCCGGTGAAGCAGAGGAGACATCGTTCCAGGTGCTGTTTTCGGCGTCATATATCCCAATATAAAGCTCATCCCCCACATTAATATCCGGACCGGAAAAAGCTTCTACCTGGCCAAGAAACCGTTCGGATGAACTGTCTCCTGCATTGCGGATCCAGACCCTGGTTCCGACAGACAGGACCACTGATTGAGGATTACTGATACAGTCGTTCCAGGTGGAACCGTCATCGAGGCTGTATTCCATGTCGACGGATGTATTTACTATTGTGCTCTGTGCAACGTCAAGGTAGGCATTTTGAGAAAAATCCGTGTCTACGATT is from Marispirochaeta sp. and encodes:
- a CDS encoding 4-hydroxybenzoate octaprenyltransferase, which codes for MIKRFLSKGRRIGSAVMIEHTLFSLPFAVVALLSESAGRPPLSTVGWILLAVVAARNGANALNRLVDEKIDAENPRTAGRALQTGKVRRMELILFTLCCGLLLLVSAWMLNPLCLALVPAAGAIILVYSYTKRFTWLCHHWLGMTCSAAVMGTFLALSGSFQLRFFPLTAAVMFWVAGFDIIYALQDMEHDRSKGLHSIPARFGELPAMGITAASFVVFLSGTIVHGILYGFTAWYYAGVVVSGGILAWELGIAWKNEKTREDRIPFAAYRLNQTLSPVFMLFSLAAVYLPGGLHA
- a CDS encoding flavin prenyltransferase UbiX, which encodes MPERELPLIVAITGASGAVYGLRLVQLLLEEGVPLYLLLSKNGEDVILQETGRKKEEWLRDFHAVGSIATPETSDFFSPIASGSFLTRGMLVAPCSMGALGRIASGTSDTLVERAADVSLKERRPLVLLTRETPLSSIHLENMLKITRAGGIIMPPVPAFYTQPKTIDELVDQSLCRVLDLLGLPSQKARRWNSGQES
- a CDS encoding ABC transporter substrate-binding protein, coding for MSVQRVLSFVLLLFLFTSLLFAGGGRDTSEEPLKIGLLPDADSLPFLVAREEGLFSEAQAGIELVMFQNPVERDAAFQAGQIDGLIADTIGSMLLFTGGMDVQIASITSGRYGLAAAPGSGVTHPRELAGKEIGVSSNTVIEYVASSLLTEAGLSLADFNPLAVPRIPVRMELLLNGKLPAACLPEPLYSLAVAKGALPLGDSNALGMDPGVMLFSGKILRERFDDLVKMYQAYWQACLNVNDNPDAYRDFLVDGMGFPPVIRESFSFVEYVYPRLPEKQEIDDAAEWMIQRGMIEKAPAYGDLCFSGVVDELEK
- a CDS encoding ATP-binding cassette domain-containing protein, giving the protein MIQIRNLDFYYPSGQRVFQGLSHSFEAGKLHVVIGPSGCGKTTLLYLVAGLLSPGRGELLLNREVPRKGREKTAVILQDYGLFPWKTVYQNMALGLRLRSIHRDKEASRIARVLGELGLAGKEKNYPATLSGGEKQRLAVGRSLVLEPDLMLLDEPFSSLDAMTREQLQDYLLSVHRKREMTILLVTHSIEEAAYVSDEIHVMDIRGEISSLRNISFRAGDRKSSDFFKSCVEIRNTLESIAAKTAPGAGG
- a CDS encoding ABC transporter permease — protein: MKKTVCAVLFLAALWWAFSAILSRPFLPSPLTVTLEMLRELGGGSLMIHLGSSLFRVLTALAAAFVPALVLGVLSGTVKAADSMVSPVVYVLFPVPKIALLPIILLFLGLGDLSKIFLVALIVFFQFYLEIRDGTAAVNRHYFDSLYTLGGSRRDLLVHVILPALLPRIFSSLRLTLGTAFAVLFLAETFATRLGIGWYIMDSWSRVAYAQMYAGIMALSLAGLLFFAVLDLLQRLFCRWTL
- a CDS encoding CARDB domain-containing protein — its product is MKKSGIAIVLVYLAIAATLILTGCTGGGAGGGQVPYAPQSSLDDLIVDTDFSQNAYLDVAQSTIVNTSVDMEYSLDDGSTWNDCISNPQSVVLSVGTRVWIRNAGDSSSERFLGQVEAFSGPDINVGDELYIGIYDAENSTWNDVSSASPGNSLNIMAYIHNIGTDTCPSGHRFNFYISDDTNITTADTLIGSYVYSSVTAAGGTMSFVLTFQVPSSLSAGTYYIGCITDANNAVSEMNEGNNISAPEGVTPLIVKDNSAAPGGAVKIYNSWGEGNGWENNADGYYWMPYEVMKNNRMLVSYYYNDFTREYNPTSVLVFSLTHPERDKLRVTVGLGDPADPYMKKTFQSEWNSTNLLSGAVPFPANSMILDISEFASGINSYDLFFNVENSSTTAGSLGSLSLELYSDYDSPAIKTLNTVSTSLPVTLSANAETCVYLTTAGELTLAEQQQILPMTRSTSVSGIAFNERLPSSGEIARNIDRYGVYTPGKNYNTIIDGRFGTGYAPPSRTVWESTKILESIDTGTMRGTLPLSVDNSASIHFPPTGNQGLEGSCSAFSVGYYIQTYTEAKEHNWDLSSTSWTGGSTGSPSSNLDKIFSPDFIYHQINDGSDNGSNIIQAASLITRIGGATWNTMPYNTADSTSWPSEAAWREAPKYRGREPAKYYWDNLSAGYFVIEDDSGIQLLKSLLDAGYCVSTGIAANTVYDGLDVNDVVDAAVTWASTNHAQTVVGYKEGTSWDPSNPDS